ATTGCCTTCTGCCCAATCGGCTGCACCGTCATCGTAGCTCGTAAAGACGTTGGCAAACTAGTTGTCACCACATATAAAAGCTCATTGGCGCCCCTTTGTATTCATAACGGGCGAATCTGATGCCCGGTGTATCCCCTCCAGCCCCCGACGCAACCATATATGGCATGAGATGCTCAGATGCGCCACGCGGATGAGCAGAACGGCTAGTTGGATCCGCTCTCCAACCGAGGAGGGCCTCCTCTCTATCTGCAGAGTTCGGGATGGATGCCACGGATCGTAAAAACTCCTCGAACTGCTCCGCGCCGGTGACGGGTTCATTCGTGAAGAATGCCTTGGCTATAGCATTGAAATCATGATATGACCCTCCACTCCCAATAATCGCAAACCCGGCATCACGGAACCGAGCCACGGCCTGTCCGAGCTTGATATTCTTTTGGGTGCAATCGTCCTCGTCGCGTCCTTTTATGATCGACATTTGCACAATCGGGATGTCTGCGGATGGACGCAAGAGGGTCATGGGGACGTAGACTGCATGGTCCAGTCCACGATCGTTGTCCAAGACAGGGTCAAACCCGTGGTCCCGCAGTTGGTTCGCGATCTCGATGGCTAGTTTT
Above is a window of Aspergillus puulaauensis MK2 DNA, chromosome 2, nearly complete sequence DNA encoding:
- a CDS encoding DODA-type extradiol aromatic ring-opening family dioxygenase (COG:S;~EggNog:ENOG410PXF5;~InterPro:IPR014436,IPR004183;~PFAM:PF02900;~go_function: GO:0008198 - ferrous iron binding [Evidence IEA];~go_function: GO:0008270 - zinc ion binding [Evidence IEA];~go_function: GO:0016491 - oxidoreductase activity [Evidence IEA];~go_function: GO:0016701 - oxidoreductase activity, acting on single donors with incorporation of molecular oxygen [Evidence IEA];~go_process: GO:0006725 - cellular aromatic compound metabolic process [Evidence IEA];~go_process: GO:0055114 - oxidation-reduction process [Evidence IEA]) — protein: MSCNPRAPCLFLSHGTGPFPLLDPDQESYRQLVRQHASKLDGVKGILLFSAHWETGQPHITASDNPGIYYDYEDMRNTLPPAAFSFEYPVAGNAKLAIEIANQLRDHGFDPVLDNDRGLDHAVYVPMTLLRPSADIPIVQMSIIKGRDEDDCTQKNIKLGQAVARFRDAGFAIIGSGGSYHDFNAIAKAFFTNEPVTGAEQFEEFLRSVASIPNSADREEALLGWRADPTSRSAHPRGASEHLMPYMVASGAGGDTPGIRFARYEYKGAPMSFYMW